The sequence TTCGATCCTGTGCAGTACATAGAATCAGTGCCCGCGGAGCGCGTGGTCCAATACCATCTGGCGGGGCACAGCGATCACGGCTCGTACCTGCTCGACACCCATGACCATCCGATACGATCCGAGGTGTGGGTGCTCTACGAGAAGGCCGTGAGCCGTTTCGGGAAGGTTTCCGCGTTGGTCGAATGGGACGACAACATCCCGGAGTTTCCCATTCTCGAGGCGAACGCTAACGAAGCACGCATGAGGCATGAGGCGGCGTCGAGCCTACTTGCGTTCGAGGAACCCGAATGCAACCCCGCCTAGCCGACCTGCAGCAGCTGCTCTGCCGCCTCATAACGGCACCCAACGGAGTCGAAGAGGGACTCGGCGCCGAGAGGTGTTTGCCGGCGGGCGGCCTTGACGCGCTGGTAGTGGGCGATGCGCACGTTTCAGCCATTGAGCGGGTCAACATCTACGCCAACATGTACTTCTATCGGCTCTTGGATGCGATCAAGGAAGACTTTCCCGCGACCCTCGCGATCCTGGGCGAAGTGAATTTCCACAATCTGATCACAGGCTATCTGATTGCCTACCCTCCCAGTCAGCCGTCGATCGCGGATGCGTCGCGGCATCTTGCGGCGTTCGCGAGCAGTTCAGAGTGGATCGATCGATTTCCTTACCTGGCCGACCTGGTCCGCGTGGAGCGTGCGATAGTCGAAGTTTTTCTGGCCCCGGACGCGATCCCGCTAAGC comes from Candidatus Binataceae bacterium and encodes:
- a CDS encoding DNA-binding domain-containing protein, encoding MQPRLADLQQLLCRLITAPNGVEEGLGAERCLPAGGLDALVVGDAHVSAIERVNIYANMYFYRLLDAIKEDFPATLAILGEVNFHNLITGYLIAYPPSQPSIADASRHLAAFASSSEWIDRFPYLADLVRVERAIVEVFLAPDAIPLSLEELRLTPPSEWPSIRLGLHPAVQLLACDWRVDDLLRVTEERGAVGLALHKSNTIMVWRKKYACHRALEEVELNALAALCWGEEFVLA